Within Protaetiibacter intestinalis, the genomic segment GCCGCACGAGCATGGCCTGCACGAGGCGCAGGGCCGGCAGCACCGCCCTCCAGAAGCCGCTCGCCGGGCGCGAGAAGATGCGCACGGTGAACCACACCGACTCGTCGTCGCGGCGCTCCACCACGAACAGCTCCTCGCCGGCGAGCGGATGCCCGGGCAGCGTGCCGAAGGCCGCACCGCGGCGGGTGGGCTCGTCGACGACGTAGACGACCCGCACGGGGAACTCCTTCGGCCAGAACGGCGCGCGCAGCATCCCCGTGTCGCCGGCACGCACGATCGCGTCGCCCTCCGGCGTGTAGAGCGTCTCGCCGCCCGCGCCCACCGTCGCGGGGGCGACCGGGTTGCCCGCGGCGTCGAAGGCGACGGGGGTGTAGCTCGCGTCGGTCGCGGCGGGCGGCGACTCGACCGGTGTCACGTGGAAGCCCGCGCCGCGCTGCACACCCCAGCTCATGACGCGCATCCACGCGTACTCCCAGCGGTCGGGGCCGTGCCCGATGCGCACGGTGCGCTCGATCGGCCGGTAGCCGTGGGGCGGATACTGCAGCAGGTCGGGCGCCTGGGTCGCGCCGACCGCCCCGTAGGTGACGGGGATCCGCCACAGCTCGGCGGGGTCGCCTGCGGCGGTCGCGGCGGGGGCCGTCGACCGTCGGGGAGCGTCGCCGGGGGGCGCGGACGCGGTGGTCACCCCCCGATTCTCCCAGAACCGGGCCCGAAAGCCCTATCGGGCTGAGTTTGTGTCGTCTTCCGGGTCGCGCAGCTCCCACGGAAGGCTCGCGTCGTCGAGCTCGACCGGCTCGGCGGGTGGGGCGTCGAACGGTCCGCGCTCGGGGTTCATCCCGTAGCCGAGCCTCGCGATGCCCTCGACGTCGGAGGCCCCGTCGCCGACCAGCTGCCGCCGCATCCGCCGCATCCCGGGGAGCTCCTCGCCGCCCGTGATCAGCCGCACCGCGCTCTCCGCGTAGCGCCGCTGGAACACGCCGATGCCGACGCGGACGCCGAGCCACAGCCAACGCCAGCGCCCGCCCGAGACCCGCGACACCGTGCGCACGACGAGCCACACGGCGCCGTCGGCGTCGCGCTCGACGAGGAAGCACTCCTCCCCCGTCACCGGGTGCCCGAGGCGCGTGCCGTAGCCGAAGCCGCGCCGATCGGCCCCGTCGGCGATCCACACGACGCGCACCGGCTCGAACTGACGGATGCGGCCCGAGCGGTACTCGGTGTCGTAGTCGCGTCCGAGCGTCGCCACCGCGTCGTCGGGCTCGACCGTGAAGCCGATCGCTGTCTTGATGCGCCACCCGGAGACGACGGCCACGGCACGCTCCCAGAGCGCCGGCCCCTCGCCGAGCCGGATGCGCTGGGTGCGTCCCCGGAAGCCGCGCGGCACCGCGGCGCCGGGCCGCGCCATGCCGAGGGTGTCGTACGTCAGCGACTCGGTCGACACGGCATCCACCCCCCGATCATCGCAGGCCGCCGACACGGGATGTCACGATCCGGGACGCTGACGACACGATAGGAATGAGGGCACCGGCGAAGGAGCACAGGATGTACGCCACGGCGAGCGACGAGGAACTCGTCTCGCGCGCGCTCCGCGGCGACCGAGGCGCCTTCCGAGCCCTCTTCGACCGGCACGCGAAGGCCGTGTACTCCTACGCCTGGGGCATGGTGCGCGACGACCGCGACGCGGAGGACGTCACCCAGGAGGTGTTCGTGCTCGCCTG encodes:
- a CDS encoding DUF1990 family protein: MTTASAPPGDAPRRSTAPAATAAGDPAELWRIPVTYGAVGATQAPDLLQYPPHGYRPIERTVRIGHGPDRWEYAWMRVMSWGVQRGAGFHVTPVESPPAATDASYTPVAFDAAGNPVAPATVGAGGETLYTPEGDAIVRAGDTGMLRAPFWPKEFPVRVVYVVDEPTRRGAAFGTLPGHPLAGEELFVVERRDDESVWFTVRIFSRPASGFWRAVLPALRLVQAMLVRRYLHELAGPLPTP
- a CDS encoding DUF1990 family protein, producing the protein MDAVSTESLTYDTLGMARPGAAVPRGFRGRTQRIRLGEGPALWERAVAVVSGWRIKTAIGFTVEPDDAVATLGRDYDTEYRSGRIRQFEPVRVVWIADGADRRGFGYGTRLGHPVTGEECFLVERDADGAVWLVVRTVSRVSGGRWRWLWLGVRVGIGVFQRRYAESAVRLITGGEELPGMRRMRRQLVGDGASDVEGIARLGYGMNPERGPFDAPPAEPVELDDASLPWELRDPEDDTNSAR